The following are from one region of the Salvia splendens isolate huo1 chromosome 2, SspV2, whole genome shotgun sequence genome:
- the LOC121768466 gene encoding amino acid permease 6-like isoform X1 has product MNVEGSNIEAPPGNDASKFDEDGHPKRTGTVWSAGAHIITAVIGSGVLTLAWAIAQMGWMAGPIVLIAFSIITMFTSTLLADCYRAADGTRNYVYKDAVKSYLGGIKYKFCAVVQYSYLVGVTIGYSITTAISLVAMKKSLCFHKHGHNHDCTLSNNPFIVLFGLIQIALSQVPNFHELAFLSFIAAIMSFSYASIGLGLSIAKITGKKRATTSITGKPITDSYSAEEKMWSCFAAIGNMAFAYAFAVVLIEIQDTIRSGAPESKVMKRASVVGILISTVFYMLCGALGYAAFGNAAPGNFLTGYGFYDPYWLILTANLFIAIHLFGAYQVFSQPVFGAVEGWCRRRWPGNTFVSKEHKWGRLRVNFFRVVWRSGYVVFTTLVAMLLPFFNDFVGLLGAISFWPLAVFFPIEMYMVRAKISRWSCRGFLLQVLSGFCLVASLLAGAGSIRGLVHSLRKFELLQSRS; this is encoded by the exons ATGAATGTAGAAGGTTCGAACATCGAAGCCCCGCCGGGAAATGATGCATCCAAATTTGATGAAGATGGCCATCCAAAAAGAACTG GAACGGTATGGTCAGCAGGGGCCCACATAATAACAGCAGTTATCGGGTCGGGTGTATTGACGTTGGCATGGGCCATCGCACAAATGGGCTGGATGGCTGGGCCCATTGTTCTCATCGCGTTCTCAATTATCACTATGTTCACCTCGACCTTACTCGCTGACTGTTATCGCGCCGCTGACGGCACCAGAAATTACGTCTACAAAGACGCCGTCAAATCCTATCTAG GAGGCATTAAATATAAGTTTTGCGCGGTGGTTCAATACAGCTATCTTGTCGGTGTGACGATTGGATACTCGATCACAACCGCTATCAGCTTGGT GGCGATGAAAAAATCATTGTGCTTTCACAAACATGGACACAACCATGATTGCACATTGTCCAACAATCCTTTCATTGTGCTATTCGGATTGATACAAATAGCTCTGTCCCAAGTCCCCAACTTTCACGAGCTCGCATTTCTCTCCTTCATCGCGGCCATCATGTCGTTCAGCTACGCCTCCATCGGCCTCGGCCTCTCCATCGCCAAAATCACGGGGAAAAAACGCGCCACCACCAGCATCACTGGGAAACCAATCACAGATTCCTACTCCGCCGAGGAGAAGATGTGGAGCTGCTTCGCTGCGATCGGGAACATGGCGTTCGCCTACGCCTTCGCCGTCGTCCTGATCGAGATCCAGGACACGATCCGATCAGGAGCGCCGGAGAGCAAGGTGATGAAACGCGCCTCCGTCGTCGGAATCCTAATCTCGACGGTTTTCTACATGCTGTGCGGCGCGCTAGGGTATGCCGCCTTCGGCAACGCCGCGCCGGGGAACTTCCTGACCGGGTACGGCTTCTACGACCCGTACTGGCTGATCTTAACGGCAAATCTGTTCATCGCCATCCACCTGTTCGGAGCGTACCAGGTTTTCTCCCAGCCGGTGTTCGGGGCGGTGGAGGGGTGGTGCAGGCGGCGGTGGCCGGGGAACACGTTCGTGAGCAAGGAGCACAAGTGGGGGAGATTGAGGGTGAATTTTTTTCGGGTGGTGTGGCGGAGTGGGTACGTGGTGTTCACGACGCTGGtggcgatgctgctgccgtttTTCAATGATTTCGTGGGGCTGCTGGGTGCGATATCGTTCTGGCCACTAGCGGTGTTCTTCCCCATCGAGATGTACATGGTGAGGGCAAAGATCTCGCGGTGGTCGTGCCGGGGGTTCTTGCTGCAGGTTCTTAGCGGATTCTGCCTTGTGGCTTCGCTGCTCGCTGGCGCCGGGTCTATTAGGGGGCTTGTTCACTCCCTCAGAAAATTCGAGCTTCTGCAGTCGCGATCCTGA
- the LOC121768466 gene encoding amino acid permease 6-like isoform X2: MMHPNLMKMAIQKELCEKGTVWSAGAHIITAVIGSGVLTLAWAIAQMGWMAGPIVLIAFSIITMFTSTLLADCYRAADGTRNYVYKDAVKSYLGGIKYKFCAVVQYSYLVGVTIGYSITTAISLVAMKKSLCFHKHGHNHDCTLSNNPFIVLFGLIQIALSQVPNFHELAFLSFIAAIMSFSYASIGLGLSIAKITGKKRATTSITGKPITDSYSAEEKMWSCFAAIGNMAFAYAFAVVLIEIQDTIRSGAPESKVMKRASVVGILISTVFYMLCGALGYAAFGNAAPGNFLTGYGFYDPYWLILTANLFIAIHLFGAYQVFSQPVFGAVEGWCRRRWPGNTFVSKEHKWGRLRVNFFRVVWRSGYVVFTTLVAMLLPFFNDFVGLLGAISFWPLAVFFPIEMYMVRAKISRWSCRGFLLQVLSGFCLVASLLAGAGSIRGLVHSLRKFELLQSRS, from the exons ATGATGCATCCAAATTTGATGAAGATGGCCATCCAAAAAGAACTG TGCGAAAAAGGAACGGTATGGTCAGCAGGGGCCCACATAATAACAGCAGTTATCGGGTCGGGTGTATTGACGTTGGCATGGGCCATCGCACAAATGGGCTGGATGGCTGGGCCCATTGTTCTCATCGCGTTCTCAATTATCACTATGTTCACCTCGACCTTACTCGCTGACTGTTATCGCGCCGCTGACGGCACCAGAAATTACGTCTACAAAGACGCCGTCAAATCCTATCTAG GAGGCATTAAATATAAGTTTTGCGCGGTGGTTCAATACAGCTATCTTGTCGGTGTGACGATTGGATACTCGATCACAACCGCTATCAGCTTGGT GGCGATGAAAAAATCATTGTGCTTTCACAAACATGGACACAACCATGATTGCACATTGTCCAACAATCCTTTCATTGTGCTATTCGGATTGATACAAATAGCTCTGTCCCAAGTCCCCAACTTTCACGAGCTCGCATTTCTCTCCTTCATCGCGGCCATCATGTCGTTCAGCTACGCCTCCATCGGCCTCGGCCTCTCCATCGCCAAAATCACGGGGAAAAAACGCGCCACCACCAGCATCACTGGGAAACCAATCACAGATTCCTACTCCGCCGAGGAGAAGATGTGGAGCTGCTTCGCTGCGATCGGGAACATGGCGTTCGCCTACGCCTTCGCCGTCGTCCTGATCGAGATCCAGGACACGATCCGATCAGGAGCGCCGGAGAGCAAGGTGATGAAACGCGCCTCCGTCGTCGGAATCCTAATCTCGACGGTTTTCTACATGCTGTGCGGCGCGCTAGGGTATGCCGCCTTCGGCAACGCCGCGCCGGGGAACTTCCTGACCGGGTACGGCTTCTACGACCCGTACTGGCTGATCTTAACGGCAAATCTGTTCATCGCCATCCACCTGTTCGGAGCGTACCAGGTTTTCTCCCAGCCGGTGTTCGGGGCGGTGGAGGGGTGGTGCAGGCGGCGGTGGCCGGGGAACACGTTCGTGAGCAAGGAGCACAAGTGGGGGAGATTGAGGGTGAATTTTTTTCGGGTGGTGTGGCGGAGTGGGTACGTGGTGTTCACGACGCTGGtggcgatgctgctgccgtttTTCAATGATTTCGTGGGGCTGCTGGGTGCGATATCGTTCTGGCCACTAGCGGTGTTCTTCCCCATCGAGATGTACATGGTGAGGGCAAAGATCTCGCGGTGGTCGTGCCGGGGGTTCTTGCTGCAGGTTCTTAGCGGATTCTGCCTTGTGGCTTCGCTGCTCGCTGGCGCCGGGTCTATTAGGGGGCTTGTTCACTCCCTCAGAAAATTCGAGCTTCTGCAGTCGCGATCCTGA
- the LOC121768466 gene encoding amino acid permease 6-like isoform X3, which produces MGWMAGPIVLIAFSIITMFTSTLLADCYRAADGTRNYVYKDAVKSYLGGIKYKFCAVVQYSYLVGVTIGYSITTAISLVAMKKSLCFHKHGHNHDCTLSNNPFIVLFGLIQIALSQVPNFHELAFLSFIAAIMSFSYASIGLGLSIAKITGKKRATTSITGKPITDSYSAEEKMWSCFAAIGNMAFAYAFAVVLIEIQDTIRSGAPESKVMKRASVVGILISTVFYMLCGALGYAAFGNAAPGNFLTGYGFYDPYWLILTANLFIAIHLFGAYQVFSQPVFGAVEGWCRRRWPGNTFVSKEHKWGRLRVNFFRVVWRSGYVVFTTLVAMLLPFFNDFVGLLGAISFWPLAVFFPIEMYMVRAKISRWSCRGFLLQVLSGFCLVASLLAGAGSIRGLVHSLRKFELLQSRS; this is translated from the exons ATGGGCTGGATGGCTGGGCCCATTGTTCTCATCGCGTTCTCAATTATCACTATGTTCACCTCGACCTTACTCGCTGACTGTTATCGCGCCGCTGACGGCACCAGAAATTACGTCTACAAAGACGCCGTCAAATCCTATCTAG GAGGCATTAAATATAAGTTTTGCGCGGTGGTTCAATACAGCTATCTTGTCGGTGTGACGATTGGATACTCGATCACAACCGCTATCAGCTTGGT GGCGATGAAAAAATCATTGTGCTTTCACAAACATGGACACAACCATGATTGCACATTGTCCAACAATCCTTTCATTGTGCTATTCGGATTGATACAAATAGCTCTGTCCCAAGTCCCCAACTTTCACGAGCTCGCATTTCTCTCCTTCATCGCGGCCATCATGTCGTTCAGCTACGCCTCCATCGGCCTCGGCCTCTCCATCGCCAAAATCACGGGGAAAAAACGCGCCACCACCAGCATCACTGGGAAACCAATCACAGATTCCTACTCCGCCGAGGAGAAGATGTGGAGCTGCTTCGCTGCGATCGGGAACATGGCGTTCGCCTACGCCTTCGCCGTCGTCCTGATCGAGATCCAGGACACGATCCGATCAGGAGCGCCGGAGAGCAAGGTGATGAAACGCGCCTCCGTCGTCGGAATCCTAATCTCGACGGTTTTCTACATGCTGTGCGGCGCGCTAGGGTATGCCGCCTTCGGCAACGCCGCGCCGGGGAACTTCCTGACCGGGTACGGCTTCTACGACCCGTACTGGCTGATCTTAACGGCAAATCTGTTCATCGCCATCCACCTGTTCGGAGCGTACCAGGTTTTCTCCCAGCCGGTGTTCGGGGCGGTGGAGGGGTGGTGCAGGCGGCGGTGGCCGGGGAACACGTTCGTGAGCAAGGAGCACAAGTGGGGGAGATTGAGGGTGAATTTTTTTCGGGTGGTGTGGCGGAGTGGGTACGTGGTGTTCACGACGCTGGtggcgatgctgctgccgtttTTCAATGATTTCGTGGGGCTGCTGGGTGCGATATCGTTCTGGCCACTAGCGGTGTTCTTCCCCATCGAGATGTACATGGTGAGGGCAAAGATCTCGCGGTGGTCGTGCCGGGGGTTCTTGCTGCAGGTTCTTAGCGGATTCTGCCTTGTGGCTTCGCTGCTCGCTGGCGCCGGGTCTATTAGGGGGCTTGTTCACTCCCTCAGAAAATTCGAGCTTCTGCAGTCGCGATCCTGA